DNA from Aphis gossypii isolate Hap1 chromosome 3, ASM2018417v2, whole genome shotgun sequence:
ATGTACATGTTATTCTATATCAtctatacttatactttatgcttttatattacaataatatcactAAAAGACGAGACGAAatccttaataattattacctacaaaATGTTAATGGGTGCAGTGGCGATTAAATtccagtatattatgtatacctattacgcattcatttttataaaataaatgtgatttaAAACCGCGCGCCTTGTCATATTATTGTCATGTTATTACTCACTGCGAGCGCATTTCATACATAACGTTACACAAACGAAAAAacctatacatgtataatacacacacacacacacacacacacacaatcatatcatattacacatcatataggtaggtacgtaaatatttttatgctttttCTTGCGTACACAAATATCTTAATCTAATATTTCATCgtttttacacacacacacaatcaAGTGCTAATACCGACAATACTTATACCatcatacttatatatatatatagcacaGAAAATTTGGAGTgtctatataaatacgtacaatacagttattataatattactgtatagATGCCcatcctatataatatgttatatgtgcACACACACGAAGCCACCGacgataggtaggtataggttATAAGTCGTCAAACACACCGTCATAAAGATAACGTTCTAACGTGGAGAGGCGTAAAGCTCTCGTTCGCCACGTTCAAACACATCTCTCGACCGACTGCAGTGGCATAGTGAACTGTCATCAGAGGCAATATACCTATCGTGTATGCGTGCGCGAATTTTTTTCACACAACTAATACGGACCGAACGACaattaggttatattattgtttaatataggcATTGAACCGAATTCGCGATGGTCAACATAGCAAGCGTGGGCACGGTGGTCATCAAAGTCGTAAAATTGGTAAGTGATTTACTGCAAAACTACACGGAAATTcggtaaaatgaattaattcgtttgttttaatataatattatgcaataacgTTGCgaacttgaaatttttcagtctattaaaatatatatgtatattccaCAATCCCACCCGTACCACGATAAAAGCTTTTACTGTTGCATTACCTGTCGTAGcggtaaatactataaattatcacCCATCGGTCACTATTCAGCTGCCCCTTCCTCCATTCATTAAAAACACTGCATACGGCAACCCCTCGACCACTCCCTTCGCcgaatgcattttttaaggtTTATTATGATGTCATGTTTTTATTGAACCAGAAATTCTATTATAGATcacgattttatattacatgcaAAAAAGTTGTATTACACCATTGTGGCCCATGAATATAttggatttgaaaaaaataatttattcagcaGTATtgccatttataaaaatggaattacatatattgatattacacTACTTCGTCCATCGCTAAGAATAAAATCCTCGTTTTGAATAGAGGATTTATTGTCATATTGAGTACCAATATATcatatgtaaatgtataggtgttgaatataatcattttggtTCTGTACCGGACCGGATATCGAGGAGGGTTTTTGGGAGTCGGCGGCACGTGGAACTTGAACGAAGAGAAAAATCCGGATGCGGAAATCGTCGCTTCTGGCATTTTCATTGGTTTTTTCATATACACCGTCGTGATATTGATATCGTACGGGTTCGGGTCAAATCACCAGAAGAAAACGCTAGTGGTAAGTGCACAatatctataagtatatatatatgtatataaattgaaaatggaAATCTTTGTTA
Protein-coding regions in this window:
- the LOC114120929 gene encoding protein snakeskin; the protein is MVNIASVGTVVIKVVKLVLNIIILVLYRTGYRGGFLGVGGTWNLNEEKNPDAEIVASGIFIGFFIYTVVILISYGFGSNHQKKTLVDIIMNFVGMFMFIAVGGIALHYWIGYQNENKYISVTSERAIGITVGVLCVLSGAVYLVDTVLSFIHFAREMEFD